The genomic interval ATCGTCTCGAACCGCTGGAGGTCGCGCCGGTACTCGCGGCTGTCGGTCACGTCCTGGTACACCCACAGGTGGCCGTCCCCGTCGGCGAACTCGATGGGGCGGTGGATACGCCGGACCACCCGGCCGTCGGCGAGCGTCAGCTCGTCGTCGGCCGGTTCGCGCGCCGCGGCCAACTCCTCGACGCCGGCGACGAACCCCTCGGGGTCGGCGGCGCGGTCGGCCAGCATCTCGGCCAGCGCCGGCCAGTCGCGTCCCGCCGCGTCGGCCGGCTCGCCGGGCAGGTCGAACAGCTCGAACAGGCGGCTGTTGGCCGTGATGACGTCCCGGTCGCTGTTCTCCGCGACGACGCCGACCGGGAGCGCGTCGAACAGCGTCGACAGCAGGGTGTTGGTCCGTTCGAGTTCGGCCTCCCGCTGGCGCCGTGCCGTGATGTCGGTGATGAACCCCTCCAGCGCGGCCGGGTCGCCCTCGGTGCCCGCGACGCCGCGACCGCGCTCCCACATCCACCGCACCTCGCCGTCGGCCGTCCGCACGCGGTAGGTCACCTCGAACGACTCGTCGGCTTCCAGCGCCGACTGGACCGCCTCCCACGTCCGTTCGCGGTCGTCCGGGTGGATGACCTCCTCGCCCCATACCACGTCGCCCGACTCGACCGCTCGGGCGGGGTAGCCCGTCAGCTCCTCGCACTCCCCCTCGACCACCTCCATCGGCCAGCCCGGCTCGTTCAGGCACCGATAGACGATTCCGGGGAGGTTGCTGATGAGCGTCTCCAGGCGCCGCTTGCGCTCCTCCAGCGCGTACCGCGAGCGGAGCCCCTCGACGACGTTGTCGATGCGGTTCGCGAGGATGGCGTACTGTTCGGTGCCGGCCTCCTTCTGGAGGTAGTCGGTGACGCCCGCCGAGATGGCCTCGCTGGCTATCTCCTCCGACCCTTTCCCCGTGAACAGCACGAACGGGAGGTCCGGGTGGGACTCGCGAACGGCCGCGAGGAAGTCGATGCCGTCCCGCTCGGGCATCTCGTAGTCCGAGACCACGCAGTCGTAGCTCCCGGCGTCGAGCGCCGCGAGCCCGTCGGCCACGGCCGTCGCCGTCTCCACGTCGAACCGGTCGTCGTGGCGTTCGAGGAACCGCGCGGTCGTCTCCGCGAAGCCGGGCTCGTCGTCCACGTGGAGAACCCGAACCGTCGCACTCCCGGCCCCGTCGCGGTCATCGGGGCTCATACTGTGTCACCCCCATCGATTGCCCGAACCTCGGGCGACGGAACCATAGTCGTATCGCCGGTGTGACGGGAGCCGTCGCGAGAACGAGTGGGTCGGGGCGGATTTGAACCGCCGGCTTCCTCCGTGTGAAGGAGGTGTCATAACCGAACTAGACCACCGACCCGATAGAACTGGGTACCGGGGGGCTACTCTTAAGAACTACGCTTCCTGCTTGCGGTAGCTGTCGAGGCGCTCGCGGGCGTCGGCGATGGCCTCGCGCGCCTCGCCCTCGGCGCGCTCCTGTATCTCCGAGAGGTCCGCCCGTATCTCGTCGAGGCGCCCCGCTTCGGGTTCCGACTCGCGACCGGTGACCTCGCGCAGTCGCGACTCCACCTTGCCGACCTCCTCGGAGACGCCTTCCTTCGCCGTCTCGCCCGCTCGCTTCAGGTAGTACCGCGCGTCCTCGAAGTGTTTGTTGACCATGTATAACGAGACGCTGTCATGCGGGAAAACGTTTGTGGCGAGCCACGGAGGTCGGGAATCCAGCGTATTAGGCCTGCCTAAAAACCGGAAGGCTTTTGAATTGTTAGGCCAACCTAAAACCGTGGTCGTCAAGCGGGCGTGACCGCGACGCTGCCGCCGCGGCGTCGGGGTCGCGGACGCGCGCTGCGCGACCGCGTTTCCGTGGCATCCCGCCGGCTCCGGCCGGCACCCTGTCCCTTCGCCCGGCGAGTCAGTACTCCGGCGACTCCTCGGCGACGCCCTCGCGGGCGTTGACGACCCGCGCGAGCGTGAACAGCGCGTCCGACAGGCGATTGAGATACGCGACCACCTCGGCGTTGATGGGCTCGTCGCCGGCGAGGTCGACACAGCGGCGCTCGGCGCGCCGGCAGACCGCGCGGGCCTGATGGAGGCGCGCGCCGACCGGGCTTCCCCCCGGAAGGACGAACGACTGCAGCGGCTCCAGTTCCTCGTCGTGGTCGTCCATCACGTTCTCCAGCCAGTCCGTGTGGTCGTCGGTGACGTGCGGGGCGTCCTCGTCGTCGGTGTCCGGGTTGGCGAGGTCGGCCTGCACGACGTGGAGGTGGTTCTGTATCTCGCGGAGCTGCTCGTCGATGTCGTCGTACCCCGAGGGGCGCAGGACGCCGATGGCGGAGTTCACCTCGTCGACGGTGCCGTACGCCTCGATGCGGAGGCTCGTCTTCGATACGCGCGACATGTCCCGGAGGTCGGTCATCCCCTCGTCGCCGCGACCCGTGTATATCTTCATGTTCGGGCACACGCGCGGCCGGGCCTTATAGCCGTCCGCCGCGGCACGCTTATGCCCTCGCGTGACCTGTCGGTTCGCGTGAGTGAGTCCCCGTTCGTGGCCGTCGGCTTCGGGGCGTATCTCGTCGCCGTCGGCGCGACGGGCCCGCTGGTGCTCCTCGCCTTCGCCCTCCGACACCTGCTCGGGACCCGCCCGTTCGCCCGTGCGCTCGCCGCCGTCGCGGCGCTCCCGCTCGCCGGCCTGCTCGTCCTGTCGGCGTGGGTCGGCGTCGAGGTCGCCCCGCTCGCGTCCGTTGACGTGGCCCTGCGCGCGCTCCCGGTGTGGGTCGCCTGTTGGGGCGTCCCCCTCGTCCTCGCGTACGCCGCGGGGAGGCGGGTGGGACTCGACCCCGAGCGCGCGCTCCGGCGCGCGGCCGGCGCGCTTCCCGTCGGGCTCGCCGCCAGTCTGGTCGTCTTCGTCTCCCCCGGCGGGTTCTCCCGCTACAACATCACCTTCCTCACGGGAACCGAGGCGCTCGTCTGGTGGACGGCGTTCGCGCTCGTGCTCTTTCTGCTGCCGGGCGCGCTCTCCGTCGGCGTTGCGGCGCTCGACGGTCGGCTCCGCTCGCGGGGCGACATCGATTGAGTATCCCGCTATACGGTTTACAACCGCGGGAACCGTCTCGAGAGGGCCGCGAAAGAACGAATACACGCGTTCCGGAGGAGTGGTCCGCCGGGTACGACCTCGACTCGTCTCCCGTGCGCGGGCCGGGACGGCACCGGTCCCTACGCGCGCTCCGCGCGCCGAGTCGGTACGTTCAGTATCCCGGAGCGACAGACGCGAACATGAGCCTCGAACTCGATCACGACTGCCCGGGGTGCGGCGAGACGAAGACGTTCTACCGCGCCGCCTCGACGCTGATGCACCTCGGCGAGAAGGTGAAGTGGCACTGCCCGGACTGCGACTACGGCTTCGTCCGCATCGACGGCAACGTGGACACGGGCGCGGCCGTCGACACCAGCGCGTAACGGCTCCCTTCTCGTCGGGCGTTCGACTCCCGTAGCGGCGCGACTCACGCGCGAGCCGAACCCCTTTGTCCCGCAAACACCCCCGGAGTCGAGGCCGGAAAACGGGTCGGCGTTCGTTCACGACTCGGTAGCGACACGGTAATCCCATCGGCCGAGCGGTGCGACCGCGTTCGACCCCGGAGCCCCGCGATTCGCGCAGCTGAGACACTTATAAACTATATATCGCCATACGAAATCGTCGTTCGACCCGAAATCCCGGGAAACCGGGGAAAGCCCCGCTACTCCCCGTCCGGCACGGAGACGCCGAACGCGGCCGGGGTCGCGTCGGCGACGGCCGGCAGCCGCCGCAGCGTCGGGTGACACAGGAAGCAGAGGCCCGAGAACCCGAAGCCGGCCGCAGCCAGCGCCACCGTCGTCCGCGGGCCGAGCGCCGAGGCGACGAGCCCGCCGAGAAGCGACCCGAGCGGGAGCGTCGCCCCCGAAGCAGTCCCTTTGACGCTGGTGACGCGGCCGAGCAGCGCGTCGGGGAACGCCTTCTGGTTCAGCGTCGAGACGAAGACGCCCCCCACACCGCCCGAGACCCACGAGAGGCCGAACAGGCCGACGGTGAGCGCCGTCGTCGGGGCGTAGACCGAGGCGGCCCACAGGCACGCCGAGCCGAGATACAGGGCGGCCATCGTCCGGCCGTACGGGAGGCCCGTGAGTCGGGGGGCGACGGCCGACCCGACGAGGCGACCGATGCCGAGTGCGCCGAGCAGGAACCCGTAGGCAGCCGGTCCGCCGAGCGACGCCCCGAACGCCGGAAGGGTCGCGAGCGTCACGCCGACGGCGAGGTTGAACACCGCGGCGGTGGCCGTCATGTGGACGAACGCGGAGCCGCGGACCGCCGCGACGCCCTCGCGGAGGTCGGAGGCGTAGTCGGCGAGGGCGGAGCCACCGATGTCGCCCTCGCGGCTGTCGTCCCGGGCCGCGGGAACGGCCATCCCGGCGAACAGCACGGCGGCGACGGCGAACGTCGCCGCGTCGAGGGCGAACAGGGCCGTCGCGCCGGCGACGGCGATGAACACGCCGCCGAGCGCGTCGAACACCATATCGAGCCCGAGCGTCACGGTCGCGAGCGCGGAGTTCCCCCGCGATAGCTGCCGGTCCGGAACGATTCGGGGCACCAGCGCCGACTGTGCCGGGTCCACCACCAGCGTGGCGAGCGAGAGCACGGGAACGGTGACGAGCAGCAGGGTCGTCGTGAGCCGACCCGTCGCCGCCGCGAGCGGGAGGACGAGGACGACGACGCCCTGCACGACCTGCGAGCCGACGAGCAGGGGCTTGAGCGGGAGGCGGTCGACGACCGGCCCGGCGAGCGCCTGCAACACCCACGGCAACAGCAGGAGGGCGTTGGCGACGCCGACGAGGGCCGACGAGCCGCTCAGCTCGAAGACGAGCCAGAGGGCGGCGACGCTGTAGAGGCTGTCGCCGGCGTTCGAGACGAACCGGCCGACGAGAAAGCGGACGAAGTCGCGGTTGCGCCGGAGCGGAACGCCGTCGCTCACGGCCGCCACCTCGTGGCGGGGGTGCGGTTTCGGGGCTGTACGCGGTGTCGGTCCGTGGGGACCGACGCGGTCCGGCCGCCGCGGGCCGGGGGTGTGACTGACATTCCTATCGGGAAGGCGAGAAGCTGCGGCTACGCGGGAGCGTAGGAAGCGACCCGGGTGCTGCTGCTGTCCGGCCTACCGAGCGGCGGGGCGCTGCCGGGGCTTGTACACCGGGCGGCAGTGACAGCGACGGGTCATGCGGCGATGGTCGAAGGGGAAGGCGAGACGGACTTAGTTCCGGCGGTACCCCGTGAGAGGCTCACACGGACCCTTACTCGTCGTCGAGCGCCTGCCACGAGAGGCGGGGGTTGCGGGCCGCGCTCGTCTGGTCGATGCGCCCGGCGGCCGTCCGCGACGGCGCGGCGTCGAGGTCGCCGTCGTCGCTGTCGCGAGCGGCGTTGAACGCCGCGGCCAGTTGGTCGAGCGTGCGCTTCGACTCCACCTCGGTCGGTTCGGTCATCAGCGCCTCGGGCACGATCTCGGGCCACTTCGTCGTCGGCGGGTGGACACCGAAGTCGAGCATCCGCTTCGCGGCGTCCGCCGCGTCCTGCTCGCCCGCGCTCGCGACGAACTCGTGGTGGAACGGGCCGAAGGGCACCTCGTACTCCACCCGCTCCGCGAGGTAGTTCGCGTTGAGGACGGCCTTCGCGCTCGCGTCGGCCAGCCCCTCGTCGCCGAGGCGCGTGATGTACGCGTGCGCCTTCAGCAGGACGAGCCAGTTGCCCGCGTAGCCGTGGACCTTCCCGACGGACGACTCCGGCGTGTAGCGCTCGTACCGGCCGTCGCGCTCGCGGACGTGGGGGTCGGGGAGGAACTCGGCGAGTTCCTCGACGACGCCGACCGGACCCGCGCCCGGTCCGCCGCCCCCGTGGGGCGTGGCGAACGTCTTGTGGACGTTGTAGTGCATCACGTCGAACCCCATGTCGCCGGGGCGCGCGCGCCCGAGCAGGGCGTTGAGGTTCGCGCCGTCGTAGTAGAGCAGGCCGCCGGCGTCGTGGACGCGCTCGGCGACCGTCTCGATGTCGCGCTCGAACAGGCCGAGCGTGTTCGGGTTCGTCAACATCAGCGCCGCGGTGTCCTCGGAGAGGGCGGCGTCGAGCGCGTCGAGGTCGACCCGGCCCTCGTCGTTCGAGGGGAGCGAGACGACGTCGTAGCCGGCCATCGCCGCGGAGGCGAAGTTCGTCCCGTGCGCGGAGTCGGGGATGACCACCTCGCCGCGGTCCTCGCCGTTGGCCTCGTGGTACGCGTCGATGACGAGCAGGCCGGCGAACTCGCCGGCCGCGCCCGCGGGGGGCTGGAGCGTCACGGCGTCCATCCCGCCGATGGCCGCGAGGTAGTCCTGCAGTTCGTGCATGACCTGGAGGGTTCCCTGCGTCGAGCGCGTCGAGCGGTCGGGGTGGACGGAGGCGTTCGGGTCCGCCGCGAGGTCCTCCGTGAACTTCGGGTTGTACTTCATCGTACAGGAGCCGAGCGGGAACGGGCCGGACTCGACGCCGTAGTTCATCTCCGAGAGCCGCGTGTAGTGGCGCGCGAGTTCGGGTTCGGCCACGTCGGGCAGTTCCACCGTGTCGCGCGTCAGGTCGTCGGGTAGCTCGGACTCGACCGCGACCTCGCGGTTCCCCTTCTCCGAGAGCAGCGGCTCGTACCGCTCGCCGTCGGGGTCGTGCCACGCCGCCTGGTCGAAGCGGAGCGGGTCGGTCATCGGACCGCCCCCGCGAAGGCCTCGACGAAGCCGTCGAGCGCCGGCGCGTTCGTCTCCGTGACGCACACCTGCACCTCGTGTTCGCCGACGGCGTGGACCGCGTACCCCTCGGCTTCGAGGTCCTCGGCCACGGCGCGGGCGGGCTGGTCGGTGTGGGCGACGAACTCCCGGAAGTGGTGGCGGTCGTGCAGCGGCGCCTTCACCCCCGTCAGTTCGTCCAGCCGCGCGGCCGTCTCGCGGGCCCGGCGCACGCAGTCGTTCGCCAGGTCGACGAGGCCGTCCGGCCCGAGGTAGGCGGCGTGCATCGCGGTCCGGAGCGCCACCCACGCCTGATTGGAGCAGATGTTCGAGGTGGCGCGCTCCCGCCGGATGTGCTGTTCGCGCGTCTGGAGCGTGAGCGTGTAGGCGCGCTTCCCGTTCGCGTCCTCGCTCGCCCCGACCAGCCGGCCGGGAACCTGCCGGAGGAACTCCTCGCGGCAGGCGAACAGCCCGAGGCCGAAGCCGTAGGCGGCGGGCAGTCCGAGCGCGCTCCCGTCGCCGACCACGACGTCCGCGCCGACGCTCGCCGGCACCTCTAAGAGGGCGAGCGCGACCACGTCCGTGCCGAGCGTGAACAGCGCGTCGTTGTCGTCCGCGAGCGCGCCGATCTCGGACAGTCCTTCCTCGACGGCCCCGCGGAGCGTCGGGTTCTCGGCGTACACCATCGCGACGTCGTCGTCCATCGCGTCGGCGAGCGCGTCCACGTCGGCGGCGCCGTCGTCGCTCGGATACGTCTCGACCGAGAGCTCCGAGCCGACGAGGTAGTTGTCGAGGACGCCGCGCCGTCCCTCGTGGAGCAGGTCGGGAACGAGCACGCGCGTGCCCGAGACGGAACGGACGCGCTCGGCCAGCGTCGCGGCCTCGCCCAGCGCGGTCGCGGCGTCGTACATCGAGCAGTTGGCGACGCCGAGGCCGGTGAGTTCGACCAGCATCGACTGGAACTCGAACAGCGCCTGCAGGAACCCCTGTGCCACCTCCGGCTGGTACTGGGTGTAGGAGGTGAGGAACTCCGAGCGGTCGGCGAGGTGGTCCACGGCCGACGGGACGTAGTGGTCGTAGTGGCCCCGGCCGAGGAACTCGACGAGGTCGTCGTTTCGCCCGAGCGTCGTCCCGACCTCGGCCATCGCGGCCTGCTCGGAGCGCGCGGGGATGTCGAACGCGCCGTCGAACCGGACGGACTCGGGGATGTCGAACAGCGCCTCCTCGTCGGCGGCCCCGACGGCGTCGAGCATCGCCGCCGTCTCCGCCTCCGAATGTGGTGCGTACGGGCTTCCCGTCACGGGAATCGGCCCTCCTCGCAGTGAGACATGTGGGTGCGCGACCCTAGCGGCCGGCGGCTATTGATACCCGCGGTTCCGGAGGCACGTGGACGGATACACGAACGGCGTCGCGGGCGAGAAGTATGCACGGGCGTGCCCCGTTGGGGCGATACTCGCGGACACACGGCGGCGGGCAGGACGACGGAAGCGGGAGCGCCCTACTCCGTCTGCTCGCGGTACTCCTCGGGCGACAGCAGGTCGTCGAGGTCGCCCTCGTCACCGGGCTCGATTTCCAGCATCCAGCCCCCGTCGAACGGCTCCTCGTTGACGAGTTCGGGCGCGTCGAAGAGTTCCTCGTTCACGGCCGTCACCTCGCCGCCCACGGGGGCGTAGAGGTCGGAGACGGCCTTGATGGACTCGATGACGCCGAACTGCGCGCCGGCGTCGAGGTCGTCGCCGACCTCCGGGAGTTCGACGAACACCACGTCGCCGAGTTCGTCCTGCGCGAAGTCCGTGATTCCGACGCGGACCGCGCCGTTCGGGCGGGCCCACTCGTGCGTTTCCAGGTACCGGCAGTCGTCGCGGATGTCGAAGCTCATGGTTCGTAGAAGGGTAAGCTGTGGACGCGGGCGTTCTTCGCGCTCCCCCGGACGACCACCCGCACGTCCGTCCCGGGGTCGGCGTACTCGGTCGGGAGGTAGCCCATCCCGACCGGCTCGTCGAGCGTCGGGCTCATCGTGCCCGACGTGACCTCGCCGATGATGCGGTTCTCCGTGTCGACGACGTCGTAGCCGTGGCGCGGCACGCCGCGCTCGGTCAGCTTGAAGCCGACGAACGTCTCCTCGGGGTCGGTCGCGGCCGCGAGCGCGTCGCGGCCCACGAACTCGGTGTCGAGGTCGACGGCGAAGCCGATGCCGGCCTCGTACGGCGTCCGGGGGTTCGACTCGATGTCGAAGTCCTGCCCGGCGAGCAGGAAGCCCGCCTCGATGCGGAGCGTGTCGCGCGCGCCGAGGCCGCAGGGCTGGACGCCCGTGCCGTCCGTGTCGGCGAGCGCGTGCCACACCGCCTCGGCGCCGTCGGTCGGCAGGAGGAACTCCACGCCGTCCTCGCCGGTGTACCCGGTCCGCGCGACGAAACACGCCGTGTCGGCGACCGTCGCGTCGCGCCCGGTGAACCGCCGGATGTCGTCGAGGTCGGTCCCCGCGGCCTCGCTCGCCGTCGCGACGGCGTCGGGCCCCTGCAGGGCGAACATCGCGTACTCCTCGGTGGCGTTCGCGACCACGGCGTCGAGTCCCCACTCGTCGCGACGGCTCGTCCACCGTTCGTGCATCTCCCCGTCGCCGCCCGCGTTGGGAACGAACAGGTACGTCTCGCCGTCGGGGAGCAGATAGACGACCGTGTCGTCGATGATGTTGCCGTCCTCGTCCGTGATGGCGGCGTACTGGGCGTCGCCCGCGTCGAGCGCCGCGACGTCGTTGGTCGTCAGGCGGTTCGTCAGCTCGGTCGCGTCCGGTCCCGAGACCTCGATCTGTCCCATGTGGGAGACGTCGAAGAGCCCGGCCGCGGACCGCACGGCCTCGTGTTCGACCCGGATACCGTCGAACTCGACGGGCATGTCCCAGCCGCCGAACTCGGTGAACTTCGCCCCGCGCTCGGCGTGGGCCTCGCGCAACGGCGGCGTCCGAAGGGCCATATCCGACAGTCCGACGGCGGGCGTTAATAGCTTCCCTTCCCGGGCGCTACTGCTCGGCCCGCTCGACCGCACCGCGTAGCGCGAGCACGATCTCGTCCACCCGCTCGGGGTCGTAGGTCCAGAAGCCGCGGTAGCTCCCGGGGTCGCGCTCGACGGCGAGCAGCGCACAGCTGTCGCGGCGCGTGTCCGCGTCGTACACGACGAACCACGTGTCGGCTATCTCCGGGTCGTCGGCGACGCGGACGGTCGCCCCCTCGACCGCCGGCGGGTCGCCGTTCGGCGTCGCGAACACCTCGACCCGGAGGTCCGGCTTCGTCGCCAGTCGGCGGTACACGTCCGCCTCCGCGTGCATGACGGGGAGCGACTGGAACCCCGCGTAGAGCCGGCCGTGCCCGAGCCGCCACGCGCGGTCCTCTATCTCCCTGGAGGTCGCCAGCATCCGGTCGCGCTCCAGCGAGGTGAACACGGTGTCATCGAGCAGGCCGAGCAGGGCCCGGAACTGCTCGTCGGCCTCGCCGTCGCGGCTGCCGGGGACGCCGGCCGGCGGGTGGACGAGCGTGTCGAACGCGCGCACCGGGACGGAGCCGACGAACTCGCCGTCGCGCCGGACGACGACGAACCCCTCGTCCGCCCCCGGGAGCGTCGTGTGCTCGACGACGACGTTGCGCGAGCCGAACCGGTCGCTCAGGTCGGGGGAGTCGTCCGGCGAACAGACGCGGAGCCGCGTGGGGTTCGCGGCGGCCGCGTCGATGATGTCGCCGAGGGTCATCTCACTGCTCCGGCTCCGGTACGGCCGTTTCCCCCGCCTCGGTCTCGATGGCCAGCGCGGCGTCGAGCAGCCGGTCGAACGCCTCCGAGGGGGACGCGAAGGCGACGACGCCCGTCTCGTCGTCGTAGGTGACGACCCCCGCCGCGCGGAGCTTCGGGACGTGTGTGTGGTGGAGCGAGACGAGCCGCTCGCGGCGGTCGTCGGCCGTGGCGCGCCCGTCGCCGCGGCGGACCGCGGACCACCCGGTCACCACGTCCGCGAGGTCGGCGAGCGACATCCCGCCGTGTTCGCGGAGGACGTACAGCGACAGCCGGCGTGTCTCGTCCGCGAGCAGGCCGAACGCCGTGTCGAGCGACGGCCCGGCGGACGGGATACCCCCGTCTGGCGAGGAGGACATTGTTGGACTAGACACTTGTCCAGCACAATACTTAGCGTTACCTCCCAAGCATTTCGAAATCCGAAACCGGGAGTTTCGGCTCCGTTCCGGCGGAACGCCGGACTGCGCCCGGACGCTCCGTCAGCTCTCGTGGGGGTGCTCGTCGCGGTGGTCGTCCGGGTTCTCCTGCTCGCGGGCCTCGCGGTTGCGCTCGGCCTCGGCCTCCGGCTCCGGTCGGTCGTCGTCGAGCGACTCCTCGCGCGCCCGCTCGGCCTCGGTCGTGTCCTGTTCGTCGTCGGCGGTGTCGAGGTCGGCGTCGGTGTCGTGGTCGCTCATCGCGTCGTATCTGTTCCCGGCGAGGTCGGAAAAGAATGGGGGGACCCGGGACGGGGTCGGGCTACTCGGTCTCGTCGCCGTCGCCGCCGGAGAGCCTCTCGCCGTCGGGACCGACACCGGTATTCCGGGCCGTCCCGAGGCGGGGGTATGAGCGACGACGAGCGCGCGCCCGCCCGGGTGGGGCTGTTCGTGGACGGCCCGAACGTGTTCCGCGAGGAGTTCGACGTGGACCTCGACGACGTGCGCGACGCGGCCCGGACGGAGGGGCGGCTGGCCGTGACGCGGCTGTATCTCGACGAGGGCGCCCCGCCGGAGCTGATACGCGCGGCGGAGGCCCGCGGCTTCGAGACGACGGTGACGAGCGGCGACGTGGACGTGAAGCTCGCCGTGGACGCGACGGAGTTCGTCGTCGCCGGCGAACTCGACACGCTGGTCGTCGTCTCCCGCGACACCGACTTCAAGCCCGCGCTGGAGGTGGCGAACCGCCACGGTCTGCGGACCGTCGCCGTCGCGCCGGGCGAACACGGCCGCTCGGACGCGCTCCGCAACGCCGCCCACGGCGAACTCACGCTCGGCCCGGACGAGTAGCCGTCGCGGCGTGACAGGAGATTCAAGGCCCCGTGCCGAGAACCGACGCCAGTGGTCCTTCCCGATGTCCTCCCCGACTCGCCCCCCGTCGCGGCGCTCGCGATAGTCGTCACGACGGCCGTTATCTGGGTCGGCAGCGGCTGGCTGGAGGACTCGGCCGAGGAGCTGTCGGCCCACTACGGCCTCCCGGCCGTCGTGCAGGGCTCGGTCGTGGTGGCCGTGGGGTCGAGCTTCCCGGAACTCGCGAGCGTCGTCTTCGCCGCGCTGGCCGGGTCGTTCAGCATGGGTATCGGCGCCGTCGTCGGCTCCGCGATATTCAACGTGCTCGTCATCCCGGCCGCCTCCAGCATCGTCGCGGACGGCGACCTCGACGCCGACCGCGCGCTCGTGTACAAGGAGGCGCAGTTCTACATGATCGCCGTCTCCGCGCTCGTCATCACCTTCGCGCTCGCGGTCATCTACTTCCCCGTCGGGGGACCGGACGAACTCGGCGGCGAACTGACCCGCTCGCTCGCCGCGATTCCGCTCGCGCTGTACGGCCTCTACCTCTTCATCCAGTGGCAGGACGTGAGCGACTACGGCGGCGGGGACGGCGTGGGCGACGTGGACGTGCTCCGGAGCTGGGGCCTGCTCGCGCTCGGCCTCGTCACCATCCTCGTCAGCGTCGAACAGCTCGTCGGGGCGCTCGAAGTCCTCAACCGGGCGTACGGCGTCCCGGACTTCTTCGCGGGCGTCACCGTCCTCGCCGCCGCGACGAGCCTCCCCGACGCGCTCGTGAGCATCCGGACGGCCCGGGCGGGCAACCCCCTGACGAGCCTCGGCAACGTCCTCGGGTCGAACACCTTCGACCTCCTCGTCGCGATTCCGGTCGGGGTGCTCATCGTGGGGACCTCGACGGTCTCGTTCGCCGTCGCGGCCCCCATGTTCGGCGTGTTGACGCTGGCGACCATCCTGCTGTTCACCGTCCTCCGGACGGACCTGACGCTCACCGCGCCGGAGTCGTACCTCCTGCTCGTCGCCTACGCCGCGTTCGTCGGCTGGGTCGTCGCCGAGACGCTCGGGGTCACGAGCTTCCTCATCGGCCCCTGACCCGACCCGGAGGGGCAGGGTTTTCGGCGTCGGCCACGCACGCCCGGTATGCATCCGGTTCTCGACGACCACCTCCACCTCGACCCGGTGAACGGCCGGGGTGCCGAGGCCGCCGCCGAGTTCGCCCGTTCCGGCGGCACCCACCTGCTCGTGCTCAACAAGCCCTCGTGGTCGCTCGTCGGCGACGTCTCCGACGCGTCCGGCTTCCGCGAGGCGTTCGACCTCACCGTCGAGGTCACCGCCGAGGCCGACGACGAACTCCCGGGCCGGGCGTGGCCCGTCCTCGGCGTCCACCCCGCGCTGATTTCGAAGCTCACCGAGCGCGGCTACGACCCCGACGGGGCGGCCGACCTGATGAAGGCCGGCCTCGACGCGGCCGCCGAGTACGTCGCCGACGGCCCGGCGCTGGCGGTCAAGTCCGGGCGCCCCCACTACGACGTGGACGACGACGTGTGGGCCGCCTCGAACGAGGTGATGCGCCACGCGTTCGCGCTCGGCGCGGAGGTCGGCTGTCCGGTCCAGCTCCACACCGAGGGGGGCGAGGACTTCTC from Halosegnis marinus carries:
- a CDS encoding DICT sensory domain-containing protein; translated protein: MTLGDIIDAAAANPTRLRVCSPDDSPDLSDRFGSRNVVVEHTTLPGADEGFVVVRRDGEFVGSVPVRAFDTLVHPPAGVPGSRDGEADEQFRALLGLLDDTVFTSLERDRMLATSREIEDRAWRLGHGRLYAGFQSLPVMHAEADVYRRLATKPDLRVEVFATPNGDPPAVEGATVRVADDPEIADTWFVVYDADTRRDSCALLAVERDPGSYRGFWTYDPERVDEIVLALRGAVERAEQ
- a CDS encoding TatD family hydrolase; the encoded protein is MHPVLDDHLHLDPVNGRGAEAAAEFARSGGTHLLVLNKPSWSLVGDVSDASGFREAFDLTVEVTAEADDELPGRAWPVLGVHPALISKLTERGYDPDGAADLMKAGLDAAAEYVADGPALAVKSGRPHYDVDDDVWAASNEVMRHAFALGAEVGCPVQLHTEGGEDFSEVATWAEAEGLPAGQVVKHYSEGPVEGPVPSVIARKEPLRAAAESGEPFLMETDFIDDPDRPGAVLGPKTVPRRVEWLREEGYDEAVRRAHVETPAAVYGIDTEATLD
- a CDS encoding sodium:calcium antiporter, whose amino-acid sequence is MVLPDVLPDSPPVAALAIVVTTAVIWVGSGWLEDSAEELSAHYGLPAVVQGSVVVAVGSSFPELASVVFAALAGSFSMGIGAVVGSAIFNVLVIPAASSIVADGDLDADRALVYKEAQFYMIAVSALVITFALAVIYFPVGGPDELGGELTRSLAAIPLALYGLYLFIQWQDVSDYGGGDGVGDVDVLRSWGLLALGLVTILVSVEQLVGALEVLNRAYGVPDFFAGVTVLAAATSLPDALVSIRTARAGNPLTSLGNVLGSNTFDLLVAIPVGVLIVGTSTVSFAVAAPMFGVLTLATILLFTVLRTDLTLTAPESYLLLVAYAAFVGWVVAETLGVTSFLIGP
- a CDS encoding NYN domain-containing protein, giving the protein MSDDERAPARVGLFVDGPNVFREEFDVDLDDVRDAARTEGRLAVTRLYLDEGAPPELIRAAEARGFETTVTSGDVDVKLAVDATEFVVAGELDTLVVVSRDTDFKPALEVANRHGLRTVAVAPGEHGRSDALRNAAHGELTLGPDE
- a CDS encoding DUF7344 domain-containing protein, coding for MSSSPDGGIPSAGPSLDTAFGLLADETRRLSLYVLREHGGMSLADLADVVTGWSAVRRGDGRATADDRRERLVSLHHTHVPKLRAAGVVTYDDETGVVAFASPSEAFDRLLDAALAIETEAGETAVPEPEQ